One stretch of Miscanthus floridulus cultivar M001 chromosome 18, ASM1932011v1, whole genome shotgun sequence DNA includes these proteins:
- the LOC136521575 gene encoding uncharacterized protein, with protein MDKILAMSLVGAGPGNVFGPGMSAGALESFGRDGGRAKAEGSSRGTGAAAGGTRSASAGTTAGKCAADQRAAEKEASGVGGQEGRGAGVNETRYCSAVDGRFCFDAVVAPY; from the coding sequence ATGGACAAGATCCTGGCCATGTCCCTCGTCGGCGCGGGGCCAGGCAACGTCTTCGGCCCGGGCATGAGCGCCGGCGCGCTGGAGAGCTTCGGCCGCGACGGGGGGCGCGCCAAGGCGGAGGGCAGCAGCAGGGGTACAGGTGCAGCGGCGGGCGGCACGAGATCGGCGTCGGCGGGGACGACGGCGGGGAAGTGCGCCGCCGATCAGAGGGCGGCCGAGAAGGAGGCGAGCGGTGTCGGTGGCCAGGAGGGGCGCGGCGCCGGCGTGAACGAGACGCGGTACTGCTCGGCGGTGGACGGGAGGTTCTGCTTCGACGCCGTCGTCGCTCCGTACTGA